A part of Scophthalmus maximus strain ysfricsl-2021 chromosome 20, ASM2237912v1, whole genome shotgun sequence genomic DNA contains:
- the fer gene encoding tyrosine-protein kinase Fer isoform X4, whose translation MGFGRDLRNSHEGLLKLQDWELKLLETVKRFMTLRVKSDKEYAALLLSMTQQTEKQEAADYVSTVSKSWSQVIRQTEALGRVMRSHADDLNSGPLHRLATLIRDKQQVKKSYQSLHQQLESHNHKVTRSDLEKLKATYRQLSRDANNAKEKYREALAKGREAERARERYDKVTAKLHNLHNQYVLAVCGARTQQDEHRQHAAPALLDALQRMQEDMTLALRSILEEYCEISSLLTDDMVKVHQQLSAAVQQIDPLAEYQHFIDAYRSPETLEPSVEFDASLLEETDNLPANEILWNTLTADSLQAMLLSATEELTLTQQNLRTKEALADDLDAKIQTSQQSGERRSDCVLLLSQKLSLLELRHAVQSLRGTEARLASQKALLDTKMAAVTTSPPPPPPPPALPYEDDARSVGSTDKTKEKSSRFDTLRHSLAGMIRSPKSMLGSSSSQFFDVIPTSERPLAEQEWYHGAIPRTEAQELLRQQGDFLVRESHGKPGEYVLSVFSDEQRRHFIIQFADSQYRFEGTGFTTIPQLIEHHFSTKQVITKKSGVVLLNPVVKDKKWILNHEDVALGDLLGKGNFGEVYKGTLQRDKTQVAVKTCKEDLPPELKIRFLSEARILKQYDHPNIVKLIGVCTQRQPIYIVMELVPGGDFLSFLRKKKDELKTKQLVRFAVDAAAGMAYLESKNCIHRDLAARNCLVGEGSVLKISDFGMSRQEDDGVYSSSGLKQIPIKWTAPEALNYVTITSNQVTSTAGPGLNMPAL comes from the exons ATGGGGTTTGGTCGAGATCTGAGGAATTCCCACGAGGGGTTACTGAAGCTGCAGGACTGGGAGTTAAAG CTGCTGGAGACGGTGAAGCGCTTCATGACTCTGCGGGTGAAGAGCGATAAGGAATACGCCGCTCTGCTGCTCAGCATGACTCAGCAAACGGAgaagcaggaagcagctgaCTACGTGAGCACGGTGAGCAAG TCGTGGTCTCAGGTGATTCGTCAGACAGAGGCGTTAGGGCGAGTGATGAGGAGTCACGCCGACGACCTGAACTCGGGTCCTCTGCACCGCCTCGCCACGCTGATCCGAGACAagcagcaggtgaagaagagCTACCAGagtcttcatcagcagctggAGAGCCACAACCACAAG GTAACCAGGAGCGACCTGGAGAAGTTGAAGGCGACGTATCGTCAGTTGAGCCGAGACGCGAACAACGCCAAAGAGAAGTACAGAGAGGCTCTGGCTAAAG GCCGAGAGGCGGAGCGTGCCCGAGAGCGATACGACAAAGTGACGGCGAAGCTCCACAACCTTCACAACCAGTACGTGTTGGCGGTGTGCGGCGCTCGAACGCAGCAGGACGAACACCGACAGCACGCCGCCCCCGCCCTGCTCGACGCCCTCCAGAGGATGCAGGAGGACATGACGCTGGCACT TAGGAGTATTTTGGAGGAGTACTGTGAGATCAGCAGTCTTCTGACGGACGACATGGTGAAGGTTCATCAGCAGCTCTCGGCGGCGGTTCAGCAGATCGACCCTCTCGCAGAGTACCAACACTTCATCGACGCCTACAG GTCTCCGGAGACTCTGGAGCCGAGCGTGGAGTTCGACGCGTCCCTGTTGGAGGAGACGGACAACCTGCCGGCCAATGAGATCCTCTGGAACACGCTGACGGCCGACAGCCTGCAGGCCAT GTTGTTGTCGGCGACAGAGGAGCTGACCCTGACTCAGCAGAATCTGAGGACGAAGGAGGCATTGGCCGATGACCTCGACGCCAAGATCCAGACGAGTCAGCAGAGCGGCGAGCGGAGGAGCGA CTGCGTCCTGCTACTCAGTCAGAAACTCTCTCTTCTCGAGCTTCGTCATGCCGTCCAGTCACTGCGTGGAACCGAGGCTCGCCTTGCCTCCCAGAAGGCCCTGCTGGacaccaagatggctgccgtcaccacctcccctcccccaccgcCGCCTCCCCCCGCACTGCCGTATGAGGACGATGCGCGTTCTGTCGGATCCACC gacAAGACGAAGGAGAAGAGCTCTCGCTTCGACACTCTGCGTCACTCTCTGGCCGGAATGATCCGATCTCCTAAATCCATGttgggctcctcctcctcg CAGTTCTTCGATGTGATCCCCACGTCGGAGCGCCCCCTGGCTGAGCAGGAGTGGTATCACGGAGCCATCCCCCGCACCGAGGCTCAGGAGTTACTACGGCAACAGGGAGACTTCCTGGTGAGGGAGAGTCACGGAAAACCGGGCGAGTACGTCCTGTCGGTGTTCTCTGACGAGCAGAGACGACACTTCATCATCCAGTTCGCCGAC AGTCAGTACCGTTTTGAAGGGACGGGTTTCACCACCATCCCTCAGCTCATCGAACATCATTTCTCCACTAAACAAGTGATCACCAAGAAGTCTGGAGTCGTGCTGCTCAACCCAGTCGTCAAG GATAAGAAGTGGATCCTGAACCACGAGGACGTGGCGCTGGGCGACCTGCTGGGAAAG GGCAACTTTGGCGAGGTGTACAAAGGGACGCTGCAACGAGACAAGACGCAGGTCGCTGTTAAAACATGTAAAGAAGATTTACCTCCAGAACTGAAGATACGCTTTCTGTCGGAGGCCAG gaTACTGAAACAGTACGACCACCCGAACATCGTGAAGCTGATTGGTGTTTGTACGCAACGACAGCCAATCTACATCGTCATGGAGCTGGTTCCTG GTGGAGACTTCCTGTCCTttctgaggaagaagaaagacgaGTTGAAGACGAAGCAGCTCGTTCGCTTTGCTGTCGACGCTGCCGCTGGCATGGCGTACCTGGAGAGCAAGAACTGCATCCACAG ggaCCTGGCGGCGAGGAACTGTCTGGTGGGCGAAGGAAGCGTGTTGAAGATCAGTGACTTCGGGATGAGTCGTCAGGAGGACGACGGAGTTTATTCTTCATCTGGACTCAAACAGATTCCAATCAAGTGGACGGCACCTGAGGCGCTCAACTACG tcacaATTACCTCAAACCAGGTGACTTCAACTGCCGGGCCAGGGCTTAATATgcctgctctgtga
- the fer gene encoding tyrosine-protein kinase Fer isoform X2: protein MGFGRDLRNSHEGLLKLQDWELKLLETVKRFMTLRVKSDKEYAALLLSMTQQTEKQEAADYVSTVSKSWSQVIRQTEALGRVMRSHADDLNSGPLHRLATLIRDKQQVKKSYQSLHQQLESHNHKVTRSDLEKLKATYRQLSRDANNAKEKYREALAKGREAERARERYDKVTAKLHNLHNQYVLAVCGARTQQDEHRQHAAPALLDALQRMQEDMTLALRSILEEYCEISSLLTDDMVKVHQQLSAAVQQIDPLAEYQHFIDAYRSPETLEPSVEFDASLLEETDNLPANEILWNTLTADSLQAMLLSATEELTLTQQNLRTKEALADDLDAKIQTSQQSGERRSDCVLLLSQKLSLLELRHAVQSLRGTEARLASQKALLDTKMAAVTTSPPPPPPPPALPYEDDARSVGSTDKTKEKSSRFDTLRHSLAGMIRSPKSMLGSSSSFFDVIPTSERPLAEQEWYHGAIPRTEAQELLRQQGDFLVRESHGKPGEYVLSVFSDEQRRHFIIQFADSQYRFEGTGFTTIPQLIEHHFSTKQVITKKSGVVLLNPVVKDKKWILNHEDVALGDLLGKGNFGEVYKGTLQRDKTQVAVKTCKEDLPPELKIRFLSEARILKQYDHPNIVKLIGVCTQRQPIYIVMELVPGGDFLSFLRKKKDELKTKQLVRFAVDAAAGMAYLESKNCIHRDLAARNCLVGEGSVLKISDFGMSRQEDDGVYSSSGLKQIPIKWTAPEALNYGRYSSESDVWSYGILLWETFSLGVCPYPGMTNQQAREQVEKGYRMACPQRCLDDVYQVMQRCWQYNAEERPKFSELQRDLTAIKKK, encoded by the exons ATGGGGTTTGGTCGAGATCTGAGGAATTCCCACGAGGGGTTACTGAAGCTGCAGGACTGGGAGTTAAAG CTGCTGGAGACGGTGAAGCGCTTCATGACTCTGCGGGTGAAGAGCGATAAGGAATACGCCGCTCTGCTGCTCAGCATGACTCAGCAAACGGAgaagcaggaagcagctgaCTACGTGAGCACGGTGAGCAAG TCGTGGTCTCAGGTGATTCGTCAGACAGAGGCGTTAGGGCGAGTGATGAGGAGTCACGCCGACGACCTGAACTCGGGTCCTCTGCACCGCCTCGCCACGCTGATCCGAGACAagcagcaggtgaagaagagCTACCAGagtcttcatcagcagctggAGAGCCACAACCACAAG GTAACCAGGAGCGACCTGGAGAAGTTGAAGGCGACGTATCGTCAGTTGAGCCGAGACGCGAACAACGCCAAAGAGAAGTACAGAGAGGCTCTGGCTAAAG GCCGAGAGGCGGAGCGTGCCCGAGAGCGATACGACAAAGTGACGGCGAAGCTCCACAACCTTCACAACCAGTACGTGTTGGCGGTGTGCGGCGCTCGAACGCAGCAGGACGAACACCGACAGCACGCCGCCCCCGCCCTGCTCGACGCCCTCCAGAGGATGCAGGAGGACATGACGCTGGCACT TAGGAGTATTTTGGAGGAGTACTGTGAGATCAGCAGTCTTCTGACGGACGACATGGTGAAGGTTCATCAGCAGCTCTCGGCGGCGGTTCAGCAGATCGACCCTCTCGCAGAGTACCAACACTTCATCGACGCCTACAG GTCTCCGGAGACTCTGGAGCCGAGCGTGGAGTTCGACGCGTCCCTGTTGGAGGAGACGGACAACCTGCCGGCCAATGAGATCCTCTGGAACACGCTGACGGCCGACAGCCTGCAGGCCAT GTTGTTGTCGGCGACAGAGGAGCTGACCCTGACTCAGCAGAATCTGAGGACGAAGGAGGCATTGGCCGATGACCTCGACGCCAAGATCCAGACGAGTCAGCAGAGCGGCGAGCGGAGGAGCGA CTGCGTCCTGCTACTCAGTCAGAAACTCTCTCTTCTCGAGCTTCGTCATGCCGTCCAGTCACTGCGTGGAACCGAGGCTCGCCTTGCCTCCCAGAAGGCCCTGCTGGacaccaagatggctgccgtcaccacctcccctcccccaccgcCGCCTCCCCCCGCACTGCCGTATGAGGACGATGCGCGTTCTGTCGGATCCACC gacAAGACGAAGGAGAAGAGCTCTCGCTTCGACACTCTGCGTCACTCTCTGGCCGGAATGATCCGATCTCCTAAATCCATGttgggctcctcctcctcg TTCTTCGATGTGATCCCCACGTCGGAGCGCCCCCTGGCTGAGCAGGAGTGGTATCACGGAGCCATCCCCCGCACCGAGGCTCAGGAGTTACTACGGCAACAGGGAGACTTCCTGGTGAGGGAGAGTCACGGAAAACCGGGCGAGTACGTCCTGTCGGTGTTCTCTGACGAGCAGAGACGACACTTCATCATCCAGTTCGCCGAC AGTCAGTACCGTTTTGAAGGGACGGGTTTCACCACCATCCCTCAGCTCATCGAACATCATTTCTCCACTAAACAAGTGATCACCAAGAAGTCTGGAGTCGTGCTGCTCAACCCAGTCGTCAAG GATAAGAAGTGGATCCTGAACCACGAGGACGTGGCGCTGGGCGACCTGCTGGGAAAG GGCAACTTTGGCGAGGTGTACAAAGGGACGCTGCAACGAGACAAGACGCAGGTCGCTGTTAAAACATGTAAAGAAGATTTACCTCCAGAACTGAAGATACGCTTTCTGTCGGAGGCCAG gaTACTGAAACAGTACGACCACCCGAACATCGTGAAGCTGATTGGTGTTTGTACGCAACGACAGCCAATCTACATCGTCATGGAGCTGGTTCCTG GTGGAGACTTCCTGTCCTttctgaggaagaagaaagacgaGTTGAAGACGAAGCAGCTCGTTCGCTTTGCTGTCGACGCTGCCGCTGGCATGGCGTACCTGGAGAGCAAGAACTGCATCCACAG ggaCCTGGCGGCGAGGAACTGTCTGGTGGGCGAAGGAAGCGTGTTGAAGATCAGTGACTTCGGGATGAGTCGTCAGGAGGACGACGGAGTTTATTCTTCATCTGGACTCAAACAGATTCCAATCAAGTGGACGGCACCTGAGGCGCTCAACTACG gtCGTTACAGCTCGGAGAGTGACGTGTGGAGTTACGGGATCCTGCTGTGGGAAACCTTCAGTCTGGGGGTGTGTCCTTATCCCGGCATGACCAATCAGCAGGCCCGAGAGCAGGTGGAGAAAG GTTACAGGATGGCGTGTCCTCAGCGTTGCCTGGATGACG
- the fer gene encoding tyrosine-protein kinase Fer isoform X3 codes for MGFGRDLRNSHEGLLKLQDWELKLLETVKRFMTLRVKSDKEYAALLLSMTQQTEKQEAADYVSTSWSQVIRQTEALGRVMRSHADDLNSGPLHRLATLIRDKQQVKKSYQSLHQQLESHNHKVTRSDLEKLKATYRQLSRDANNAKEKYREALAKGREAERARERYDKVTAKLHNLHNQYVLAVCGARTQQDEHRQHAAPALLDALQRMQEDMTLALRSILEEYCEISSLLTDDMVKVHQQLSAAVQQIDPLAEYQHFIDAYRSPETLEPSVEFDASLLEETDNLPANEILWNTLTADSLQAMLLSATEELTLTQQNLRTKEALADDLDAKIQTSQQSGERRSDCVLLLSQKLSLLELRHAVQSLRGTEARLASQKALLDTKMAAVTTSPPPPPPPPALPYEDDARSVGSTDKTKEKSSRFDTLRHSLAGMIRSPKSMLGSSSSQFFDVIPTSERPLAEQEWYHGAIPRTEAQELLRQQGDFLVRESHGKPGEYVLSVFSDEQRRHFIIQFADSQYRFEGTGFTTIPQLIEHHFSTKQVITKKSGVVLLNPVVKDKKWILNHEDVALGDLLGKGNFGEVYKGTLQRDKTQVAVKTCKEDLPPELKIRFLSEARILKQYDHPNIVKLIGVCTQRQPIYIVMELVPGGDFLSFLRKKKDELKTKQLVRFAVDAAAGMAYLESKNCIHRDLAARNCLVGEGSVLKISDFGMSRQEDDGVYSSSGLKQIPIKWTAPEALNYGRYSSESDVWSYGILLWETFSLGVCPYPGMTNQQAREQVEKGYRMACPQRCLDDVYQVMQRCWQYNAEERPKFSELQRDLTAIKKK; via the exons ATGGGGTTTGGTCGAGATCTGAGGAATTCCCACGAGGGGTTACTGAAGCTGCAGGACTGGGAGTTAAAG CTGCTGGAGACGGTGAAGCGCTTCATGACTCTGCGGGTGAAGAGCGATAAGGAATACGCCGCTCTGCTGCTCAGCATGACTCAGCAAACGGAgaagcaggaagcagctgaCTACGTGAGCACG TCGTGGTCTCAGGTGATTCGTCAGACAGAGGCGTTAGGGCGAGTGATGAGGAGTCACGCCGACGACCTGAACTCGGGTCCTCTGCACCGCCTCGCCACGCTGATCCGAGACAagcagcaggtgaagaagagCTACCAGagtcttcatcagcagctggAGAGCCACAACCACAAG GTAACCAGGAGCGACCTGGAGAAGTTGAAGGCGACGTATCGTCAGTTGAGCCGAGACGCGAACAACGCCAAAGAGAAGTACAGAGAGGCTCTGGCTAAAG GCCGAGAGGCGGAGCGTGCCCGAGAGCGATACGACAAAGTGACGGCGAAGCTCCACAACCTTCACAACCAGTACGTGTTGGCGGTGTGCGGCGCTCGAACGCAGCAGGACGAACACCGACAGCACGCCGCCCCCGCCCTGCTCGACGCCCTCCAGAGGATGCAGGAGGACATGACGCTGGCACT TAGGAGTATTTTGGAGGAGTACTGTGAGATCAGCAGTCTTCTGACGGACGACATGGTGAAGGTTCATCAGCAGCTCTCGGCGGCGGTTCAGCAGATCGACCCTCTCGCAGAGTACCAACACTTCATCGACGCCTACAG GTCTCCGGAGACTCTGGAGCCGAGCGTGGAGTTCGACGCGTCCCTGTTGGAGGAGACGGACAACCTGCCGGCCAATGAGATCCTCTGGAACACGCTGACGGCCGACAGCCTGCAGGCCAT GTTGTTGTCGGCGACAGAGGAGCTGACCCTGACTCAGCAGAATCTGAGGACGAAGGAGGCATTGGCCGATGACCTCGACGCCAAGATCCAGACGAGTCAGCAGAGCGGCGAGCGGAGGAGCGA CTGCGTCCTGCTACTCAGTCAGAAACTCTCTCTTCTCGAGCTTCGTCATGCCGTCCAGTCACTGCGTGGAACCGAGGCTCGCCTTGCCTCCCAGAAGGCCCTGCTGGacaccaagatggctgccgtcaccacctcccctcccccaccgcCGCCTCCCCCCGCACTGCCGTATGAGGACGATGCGCGTTCTGTCGGATCCACC gacAAGACGAAGGAGAAGAGCTCTCGCTTCGACACTCTGCGTCACTCTCTGGCCGGAATGATCCGATCTCCTAAATCCATGttgggctcctcctcctcg CAGTTCTTCGATGTGATCCCCACGTCGGAGCGCCCCCTGGCTGAGCAGGAGTGGTATCACGGAGCCATCCCCCGCACCGAGGCTCAGGAGTTACTACGGCAACAGGGAGACTTCCTGGTGAGGGAGAGTCACGGAAAACCGGGCGAGTACGTCCTGTCGGTGTTCTCTGACGAGCAGAGACGACACTTCATCATCCAGTTCGCCGAC AGTCAGTACCGTTTTGAAGGGACGGGTTTCACCACCATCCCTCAGCTCATCGAACATCATTTCTCCACTAAACAAGTGATCACCAAGAAGTCTGGAGTCGTGCTGCTCAACCCAGTCGTCAAG GATAAGAAGTGGATCCTGAACCACGAGGACGTGGCGCTGGGCGACCTGCTGGGAAAG GGCAACTTTGGCGAGGTGTACAAAGGGACGCTGCAACGAGACAAGACGCAGGTCGCTGTTAAAACATGTAAAGAAGATTTACCTCCAGAACTGAAGATACGCTTTCTGTCGGAGGCCAG gaTACTGAAACAGTACGACCACCCGAACATCGTGAAGCTGATTGGTGTTTGTACGCAACGACAGCCAATCTACATCGTCATGGAGCTGGTTCCTG GTGGAGACTTCCTGTCCTttctgaggaagaagaaagacgaGTTGAAGACGAAGCAGCTCGTTCGCTTTGCTGTCGACGCTGCCGCTGGCATGGCGTACCTGGAGAGCAAGAACTGCATCCACAG ggaCCTGGCGGCGAGGAACTGTCTGGTGGGCGAAGGAAGCGTGTTGAAGATCAGTGACTTCGGGATGAGTCGTCAGGAGGACGACGGAGTTTATTCTTCATCTGGACTCAAACAGATTCCAATCAAGTGGACGGCACCTGAGGCGCTCAACTACG gtCGTTACAGCTCGGAGAGTGACGTGTGGAGTTACGGGATCCTGCTGTGGGAAACCTTCAGTCTGGGGGTGTGTCCTTATCCCGGCATGACCAATCAGCAGGCCCGAGAGCAGGTGGAGAAAG GTTACAGGATGGCGTGTCCTCAGCGTTGCCTGGATGACG
- the fer gene encoding tyrosine-protein kinase Fer isoform X1, protein MGFGRDLRNSHEGLLKLQDWELKLLETVKRFMTLRVKSDKEYAALLLSMTQQTEKQEAADYVSTVSKSWSQVIRQTEALGRVMRSHADDLNSGPLHRLATLIRDKQQVKKSYQSLHQQLESHNHKVTRSDLEKLKATYRQLSRDANNAKEKYREALAKGREAERARERYDKVTAKLHNLHNQYVLAVCGARTQQDEHRQHAAPALLDALQRMQEDMTLALRSILEEYCEISSLLTDDMVKVHQQLSAAVQQIDPLAEYQHFIDAYRSPETLEPSVEFDASLLEETDNLPANEILWNTLTADSLQAMLLSATEELTLTQQNLRTKEALADDLDAKIQTSQQSGERRSDCVLLLSQKLSLLELRHAVQSLRGTEARLASQKALLDTKMAAVTTSPPPPPPPPALPYEDDARSVGSTDKTKEKSSRFDTLRHSLAGMIRSPKSMLGSSSSQFFDVIPTSERPLAEQEWYHGAIPRTEAQELLRQQGDFLVRESHGKPGEYVLSVFSDEQRRHFIIQFADSQYRFEGTGFTTIPQLIEHHFSTKQVITKKSGVVLLNPVVKDKKWILNHEDVALGDLLGKGNFGEVYKGTLQRDKTQVAVKTCKEDLPPELKIRFLSEARILKQYDHPNIVKLIGVCTQRQPIYIVMELVPGGDFLSFLRKKKDELKTKQLVRFAVDAAAGMAYLESKNCIHRDLAARNCLVGEGSVLKISDFGMSRQEDDGVYSSSGLKQIPIKWTAPEALNYGRYSSESDVWSYGILLWETFSLGVCPYPGMTNQQAREQVEKGYRMACPQRCLDDVYQVMQRCWQYNAEERPKFSELQRDLTAIKKK, encoded by the exons ATGGGGTTTGGTCGAGATCTGAGGAATTCCCACGAGGGGTTACTGAAGCTGCAGGACTGGGAGTTAAAG CTGCTGGAGACGGTGAAGCGCTTCATGACTCTGCGGGTGAAGAGCGATAAGGAATACGCCGCTCTGCTGCTCAGCATGACTCAGCAAACGGAgaagcaggaagcagctgaCTACGTGAGCACGGTGAGCAAG TCGTGGTCTCAGGTGATTCGTCAGACAGAGGCGTTAGGGCGAGTGATGAGGAGTCACGCCGACGACCTGAACTCGGGTCCTCTGCACCGCCTCGCCACGCTGATCCGAGACAagcagcaggtgaagaagagCTACCAGagtcttcatcagcagctggAGAGCCACAACCACAAG GTAACCAGGAGCGACCTGGAGAAGTTGAAGGCGACGTATCGTCAGTTGAGCCGAGACGCGAACAACGCCAAAGAGAAGTACAGAGAGGCTCTGGCTAAAG GCCGAGAGGCGGAGCGTGCCCGAGAGCGATACGACAAAGTGACGGCGAAGCTCCACAACCTTCACAACCAGTACGTGTTGGCGGTGTGCGGCGCTCGAACGCAGCAGGACGAACACCGACAGCACGCCGCCCCCGCCCTGCTCGACGCCCTCCAGAGGATGCAGGAGGACATGACGCTGGCACT TAGGAGTATTTTGGAGGAGTACTGTGAGATCAGCAGTCTTCTGACGGACGACATGGTGAAGGTTCATCAGCAGCTCTCGGCGGCGGTTCAGCAGATCGACCCTCTCGCAGAGTACCAACACTTCATCGACGCCTACAG GTCTCCGGAGACTCTGGAGCCGAGCGTGGAGTTCGACGCGTCCCTGTTGGAGGAGACGGACAACCTGCCGGCCAATGAGATCCTCTGGAACACGCTGACGGCCGACAGCCTGCAGGCCAT GTTGTTGTCGGCGACAGAGGAGCTGACCCTGACTCAGCAGAATCTGAGGACGAAGGAGGCATTGGCCGATGACCTCGACGCCAAGATCCAGACGAGTCAGCAGAGCGGCGAGCGGAGGAGCGA CTGCGTCCTGCTACTCAGTCAGAAACTCTCTCTTCTCGAGCTTCGTCATGCCGTCCAGTCACTGCGTGGAACCGAGGCTCGCCTTGCCTCCCAGAAGGCCCTGCTGGacaccaagatggctgccgtcaccacctcccctcccccaccgcCGCCTCCCCCCGCACTGCCGTATGAGGACGATGCGCGTTCTGTCGGATCCACC gacAAGACGAAGGAGAAGAGCTCTCGCTTCGACACTCTGCGTCACTCTCTGGCCGGAATGATCCGATCTCCTAAATCCATGttgggctcctcctcctcg CAGTTCTTCGATGTGATCCCCACGTCGGAGCGCCCCCTGGCTGAGCAGGAGTGGTATCACGGAGCCATCCCCCGCACCGAGGCTCAGGAGTTACTACGGCAACAGGGAGACTTCCTGGTGAGGGAGAGTCACGGAAAACCGGGCGAGTACGTCCTGTCGGTGTTCTCTGACGAGCAGAGACGACACTTCATCATCCAGTTCGCCGAC AGTCAGTACCGTTTTGAAGGGACGGGTTTCACCACCATCCCTCAGCTCATCGAACATCATTTCTCCACTAAACAAGTGATCACCAAGAAGTCTGGAGTCGTGCTGCTCAACCCAGTCGTCAAG GATAAGAAGTGGATCCTGAACCACGAGGACGTGGCGCTGGGCGACCTGCTGGGAAAG GGCAACTTTGGCGAGGTGTACAAAGGGACGCTGCAACGAGACAAGACGCAGGTCGCTGTTAAAACATGTAAAGAAGATTTACCTCCAGAACTGAAGATACGCTTTCTGTCGGAGGCCAG gaTACTGAAACAGTACGACCACCCGAACATCGTGAAGCTGATTGGTGTTTGTACGCAACGACAGCCAATCTACATCGTCATGGAGCTGGTTCCTG GTGGAGACTTCCTGTCCTttctgaggaagaagaaagacgaGTTGAAGACGAAGCAGCTCGTTCGCTTTGCTGTCGACGCTGCCGCTGGCATGGCGTACCTGGAGAGCAAGAACTGCATCCACAG ggaCCTGGCGGCGAGGAACTGTCTGGTGGGCGAAGGAAGCGTGTTGAAGATCAGTGACTTCGGGATGAGTCGTCAGGAGGACGACGGAGTTTATTCTTCATCTGGACTCAAACAGATTCCAATCAAGTGGACGGCACCTGAGGCGCTCAACTACG gtCGTTACAGCTCGGAGAGTGACGTGTGGAGTTACGGGATCCTGCTGTGGGAAACCTTCAGTCTGGGGGTGTGTCCTTATCCCGGCATGACCAATCAGCAGGCCCGAGAGCAGGTGGAGAAAG GTTACAGGATGGCGTGTCCTCAGCGTTGCCTGGATGACG